From Demequina capsici, one genomic window encodes:
- a CDS encoding ATP-dependent helicase: MAEQTGSDDLLGSLNPGQREAVVTGASHNLVLAGAGTGKTTTIVARIRHLIRQGTAPNRILAITFTRRAAAEIRSRVQTESRAMEGVGAMTFHAWAMREVRANPDVFGYEGWSVLDADDQAQVMRGVLGRGKRVEGLKASQIIDVVSFARNTRVTLADAIRAKFPDQTIDPKAIGAVVRAYEERKKERRYLNYDDLLLIFAARLADPQVAAWVGSHYDEILIDEMQDTNPLQWTIIDPLVPHTRFYCVGDDAQSIYGFRGADFASIHSFSERVPGARVMRLEDNYRSTQEILNLSNWLLSASPLEYGKHLRAVRGSGAKPELHSFETPHDEAGWIAGELRRAHEDGLPWNTHLILVRSNYSGRAIESLLIENDIPYVFFGGTKLLESAHVRDVLSALRVVANPDDEVAWLRLLTLVPRVGDRTAVRAFDALLAAREQGASARDARASALASMPEWLRAGLDAIEDAANRVDDAVGRAAAMLTPVLATKYRNENWDARQRDLVHVERLAASRRSILEFIEEYLLSPVFTSELTAAPKDDDHVVLSTVHSAKGLEADWAFCAGVSPGAYPSSRALGDADAVEEERRVLYVALTRARDRLCVTRALFHTPVRAWVGGPYAMDVLEDAYFLSTLPEGLVAETVHVPQRAPRPGPPPGLAAPPEIDLGVDLGDLDA, encoded by the coding sequence ATGGCTGAGCAGACGGGTTCCGACGACCTCCTGGGGTCGCTCAACCCGGGTCAGCGTGAGGCGGTGGTGACCGGTGCGAGCCACAACCTGGTGCTCGCAGGCGCTGGCACGGGCAAGACGACCACGATCGTCGCGCGCATCCGCCACCTGATCCGCCAGGGGACGGCCCCCAACCGGATCCTTGCGATCACGTTCACACGCCGCGCGGCAGCAGAGATCCGTTCGCGGGTGCAGACGGAGAGCCGAGCGATGGAGGGCGTCGGCGCCATGACCTTCCATGCGTGGGCCATGCGGGAGGTGCGCGCCAACCCGGACGTGTTCGGCTACGAGGGCTGGAGCGTGCTCGACGCGGACGACCAGGCGCAGGTGATGCGAGGCGTGCTGGGCCGTGGCAAGCGTGTCGAGGGGCTGAAGGCCTCGCAGATCATCGACGTCGTCTCCTTCGCACGCAACACGCGCGTCACCCTGGCCGACGCGATCCGCGCCAAGTTCCCTGATCAGACCATCGATCCCAAGGCGATCGGCGCCGTCGTCCGCGCGTACGAGGAACGGAAGAAGGAGCGCCGCTACCTCAACTACGACGATCTGCTGCTGATCTTCGCCGCCCGGCTCGCGGACCCGCAGGTCGCGGCGTGGGTGGGCAGCCACTACGACGAGATCCTGATCGATGAGATGCAGGACACGAACCCGCTGCAGTGGACCATCATCGATCCGCTGGTGCCGCACACGCGCTTCTACTGCGTGGGGGACGATGCGCAGTCGATCTATGGGTTCAGAGGCGCCGACTTCGCGTCGATCCACTCGTTCTCCGAGCGGGTGCCCGGTGCTCGCGTGATGCGACTCGAGGACAACTACCGGTCCACGCAGGAGATCCTCAACCTGTCCAACTGGCTGTTGTCGGCGAGCCCGCTCGAGTACGGCAAGCATCTGCGGGCGGTGCGAGGCAGCGGCGCCAAGCCCGAGCTGCACAGCTTCGAGACCCCGCACGACGAGGCGGGCTGGATCGCAGGCGAGCTGCGCCGAGCGCACGAGGATGGTCTCCCGTGGAACACGCACCTGATCCTGGTGCGCTCCAACTACTCGGGGCGAGCCATCGAGTCGCTGCTCATCGAGAACGACATCCCGTACGTCTTCTTCGGCGGTACCAAGCTGCTGGAGAGTGCGCACGTGCGCGACGTGCTGTCCGCGCTGCGCGTCGTCGCCAACCCGGACGACGAGGTGGCGTGGCTTCGCCTGTTGACGCTCGTGCCTCGCGTGGGGGACAGGACCGCGGTCCGCGCGTTCGACGCCCTACTGGCCGCGCGCGAGCAAGGCGCGTCGGCCAGGGACGCCCGCGCGTCGGCGCTCGCGTCCATGCCGGAGTGGCTGCGCGCGGGACTCGACGCGATCGAGGACGCCGCGAACCGGGTGGACGACGCGGTGGGCAGGGCAGCCGCGATGCTCACGCCGGTCCTCGCGACCAAGTACCGCAATGAGAACTGGGACGCGCGACAGCGTGACCTGGTGCACGTGGAGCGGCTGGCGGCGTCGCGCCGCTCGATCCTGGAGTTCATCGAGGAGTACCTGCTCTCTCCGGTGTTCACATCGGAGCTGACGGCGGCGCCCAAGGACGATGATCACGTGGTGCTGTCCACCGTGCACTCGGCCAAGGGGCTCGAGGCGGACTGGGCGTTCTGCGCGGGTGTGAGTCCGGGTGCGTACCCGTCGTCCAGGGCGTTGGGCGATGCCGACGCGGTCGAGGAGGAGCGCCGGGTGCTGTACGTGGCGCTCACGCGAGCTCGGGATCGGCTGTGCGTGACCCGGGCGCTGTTCCACACGCCGGTGCGCGCATGGGTGGGCGGACCGTATGCGATGGATGTGCTGGAGGACGCCTACTTCCTGTCGACCCTGCCGGAGGGGCTGGTCGCGGAGACCGTGCACGTCCCGCAGCGTGCGCCGCGACCGGGGCCTCCGCCGGGGCTGGCTGCGCCGCCGGAGATCGACCTGGGCGTGGACCTCGGGGACCTCGACGCGTAG
- a CDS encoding ArsR/SmtB family transcription factor: MTQLSSIDLIPRPAEQTSPCAAPATESPHDPAPAVELLQAIADPVRWTVLDRLSVGTRCVCDLQEHVDVSATLLSYHLRILRDAGLVTTSRRGRWIDYSLAPDSSARIASALPGSGTTTVATLPDQPDQ; encoded by the coding sequence GTGACTCAACTGTCCTCGATCGACCTGATCCCCCGCCCCGCGGAGCAGACCTCCCCATGCGCCGCGCCCGCGACCGAGTCCCCGCACGACCCCGCGCCCGCCGTCGAGCTCCTCCAGGCCATCGCCGACCCTGTCCGCTGGACCGTCCTGGATCGCCTCAGCGTCGGCACGCGCTGCGTCTGCGACCTGCAGGAGCATGTGGACGTCTCCGCCACGCTCCTCAGCTACCACCTGCGGATCCTGCGAGACGCCGGACTCGTCACCACCTCCCGTCGCGGCCGCTGGATCGACTACTCCCTGGCACCCGACTCATCGGCCCGTATCGCGTCGGCCCTCCCGGGCTCCGGGACGACGACGGTCGCCACCTTGCCCGACCAGCCGGACCAGTGA
- a CDS encoding permease — translation MTVIDHVHKASPTQRWVGVGAATVAWWALYSVNLPFWNWMIGDVVGLDLSTRLGSGVHFFFYDTVKILLLLAGIIFVVTVLRSFMSVERTRAILGGKAEGVGNVVAAGLGVITPFCSCSAVPAFIGFVAAGVPVGVTLSFLIASPLVNEVAIALLLGLFGWGPTLLYVGAGLAIAIVAGMVLGRMHPERWIEPFVFETKIGGHAIDPGMSLTWNDRIQMGLEEVGEILRKIWPYLLIGIGLGAAIHGWAPEQWFADHAGPDNLLAVPLAVLMGVPLYSNAAGILPMVEALFDKGLPMGTLLAFMMATVALSLPEMILLRRVLKPQLIGLFIGVVTVGIIAVGYLFNAVIPT, via the coding sequence ATGACCGTGATCGACCACGTCCACAAGGCGAGTCCCACGCAGCGGTGGGTCGGCGTCGGCGCCGCGACCGTCGCCTGGTGGGCGCTCTACAGCGTCAACCTGCCGTTCTGGAACTGGATGATCGGCGACGTCGTCGGCCTGGACCTGAGCACGCGGCTCGGGTCGGGCGTCCACTTCTTCTTCTACGACACCGTCAAGATCCTGCTGCTGCTGGCCGGCATCATCTTCGTGGTCACCGTGCTGCGGTCCTTCATGTCCGTGGAGCGCACGCGCGCGATCCTGGGAGGCAAGGCCGAGGGCGTCGGCAACGTCGTCGCCGCAGGGCTGGGCGTGATCACCCCGTTCTGCTCCTGCTCGGCGGTGCCCGCGTTCATCGGCTTCGTCGCCGCAGGCGTGCCCGTGGGCGTCACGCTGAGCTTCCTGATCGCAAGCCCGTTGGTCAACGAGGTGGCGATCGCGCTGCTGCTCGGCCTCTTCGGCTGGGGGCCGACGCTGCTGTACGTGGGTGCCGGCCTGGCCATCGCGATCGTCGCGGGCATGGTCCTGGGCCGCATGCACCCCGAGCGATGGATCGAGCCGTTCGTGTTCGAGACGAAGATCGGCGGCCACGCGATCGACCCCGGCATGTCGCTCACGTGGAACGACCGTATCCAGATGGGCCTCGAGGAGGTCGGCGAGATCCTCCGAAAGATCTGGCCCTACCTGCTCATCGGCATCGGGCTCGGCGCCGCGATCCACGGCTGGGCACCGGAGCAGTGGTTCGCCGACCACGCCGGACCGGACAACCTGCTGGCCGTGCCGCTCGCGGTGCTGATGGGCGTGCCCCTGTACTCCAATGCCGCGGGCATCCTGCCCATGGTCGAGGCGCTGTTCGACAAGGGTCTGCCCATGGGCACCCTGCTCGCCTTCATGATGGCGACCGTCGCGCTCAGCCTGCCGGAGATGATCCTGCTGCGCCGCGTGCTCAAGCCTCAGCTCATCGGACTGTTCATCGGCGTCGTCACCGTCGGCATCATCGCCGTCGGCTACCTGTTCAACGCTGTCATCCCCACCTAG
- a CDS encoding thioredoxin family protein, with amino-acid sequence MNIKILGSGCANCINLEKAARAAAAELGLDAEFEKVTDYGAIAGYGVMKTPGLVIDEQLVLSGRVPTAAQVKEILAPLV; translated from the coding sequence ATGAACATCAAGATCCTCGGCTCCGGATGCGCCAACTGCATCAACCTGGAGAAGGCCGCGCGCGCCGCCGCCGCAGAGCTCGGCCTCGACGCCGAGTTCGAGAAGGTCACCGACTACGGCGCGATCGCCGGCTACGGGGTCATGAAGACGCCCGGCCTGGTCATCGACGAGCAGCTGGTGCTGTCCGGCCGCGTCCCGACCGCCGCGCAGGTCAAGGAGATCCTCGCGCCGCTCGTCTGA
- a CDS encoding MFS transporter codes for MADSPAPPPRPTTVPRTATQSLVLWIAILGSFVSFLDGTIVTVALPAIMRELGGGITTQQWTVDAYMLTLGSLILVAGSISDSFGRLRVLRAGLIGFGITSLIIALAPTAPVLIAARFAQGAAGALLVPSSLALIMSHFRGPAQGRAIGTWTGATSAAMVVGPLVGGLFVDLASWRFAFLINVIPIAVTLWLLARLSHRDDAHDVRRADARVDVVSAALAALGLGGVVAALIEQPNLGWSDPLIVALLVLGAALLAAFLVRQSRVPDPMLPLPLFRTGNVAWGNAATFLIYGALSLNGFVLGVYLQEGAGLPATAAGMASLPVTVILMLASSRVGALSGRLGPRMFMTIGPITMAAGAMLLLRVGNDFTYWTQVLPGVILFGAGLALTVSPLTSAILGAVDPARSGIASAVNNAVARIAGLVTVALIGTIVGGTLDLAGFHRTAVVTAALLAAGGVVSWIGIRNPAPTDDASRDDAPAS; via the coding sequence ATGGCCGACTCCCCCGCGCCGCCACCCCGGCCCACGACCGTCCCGCGCACCGCCACGCAGTCGCTGGTGCTGTGGATCGCGATCCTGGGCTCATTCGTGTCTTTCCTGGACGGCACCATCGTCACGGTCGCTCTGCCCGCGATCATGCGCGAGCTCGGCGGCGGCATCACCACCCAGCAGTGGACGGTCGACGCGTACATGCTGACGCTCGGGTCGCTGATCCTCGTCGCCGGCTCGATCTCGGACAGCTTCGGCCGGCTGCGGGTGCTGCGCGCGGGGCTGATCGGCTTCGGGATCACCTCGCTGATCATCGCGCTCGCCCCCACCGCGCCCGTGCTGATCGCAGCGCGCTTCGCCCAGGGTGCGGCCGGCGCGCTGCTGGTGCCGTCCAGCCTGGCGCTGATCATGAGCCACTTCCGTGGCCCGGCGCAAGGCCGCGCGATCGGCACCTGGACGGGCGCCACGTCGGCCGCCATGGTCGTGGGTCCCCTGGTAGGCGGACTGTTCGTGGACCTCGCGAGCTGGCGGTTCGCCTTCCTCATCAACGTGATCCCGATCGCCGTCACGCTGTGGCTGCTGGCGCGGCTCTCGCATCGGGACGACGCGCACGACGTGCGCAGGGCCGACGCGCGAGTGGACGTGGTGAGCGCCGCACTCGCCGCATTGGGCCTGGGCGGGGTGGTCGCCGCGCTCATCGAGCAGCCGAACCTGGGCTGGAGCGATCCCCTGATCGTCGCGCTCCTTGTGTTGGGAGCAGCCCTGCTCGCGGCGTTCCTCGTACGCCAGTCGCGAGTGCCGGACCCGATGCTGCCGCTGCCGCTGTTCCGCACCGGCAACGTGGCGTGGGGCAACGCGGCCACGTTCCTCATCTACGGCGCGCTGAGCCTCAACGGCTTCGTGCTGGGCGTGTACCTGCAGGAAGGGGCAGGCCTGCCCGCCACAGCCGCCGGCATGGCGAGCCTGCCGGTCACGGTGATCCTCATGCTCGCCTCCTCGCGGGTGGGCGCGCTGTCCGGCCGGCTCGGCCCGCGCATGTTCATGACGATCGGCCCCATCACCATGGCCGCCGGCGCGATGCTGCTGCTGAGAGTGGGGAACGACTTCACCTACTGGACCCAGGTGCTGCCAGGGGTGATCCTCTTCGGCGCGGGTCTCGCGCTCACCGTGTCACCGCTGACGAGCGCCATCCTCGGCGCCGTGGATCCCGCCCGCTCAGGCATCGCGTCCGCGGTGAACAACGCCGTCGCCCGCATCGCCGGCCTGGTGACGGTGGCGCTGATCGGGACCATCGTGGGCGGCACCCTGGACCTCGCCGGATTCCACCGGACGGCCGTCGTGACGGCAGCGCTCCTCGCAGCAGGAGGGGTCGTCAGCTGGATCGGCATCCGCAACCCGGCCCCGACGGACGACGCCTCGAGGGACGACGCGCCGGCGAGCTAG
- a CDS encoding TM2 domain-containing protein, protein MSYPAPALPPKDTAVTYILWFFLGVLGIHQFYLGKVGRGLLYLFTAGVFGIMLIVDLFTIPSQVRTVNAQRAVGIG, encoded by the coding sequence ATGAGCTATCCGGCACCCGCATTGCCGCCCAAGGACACCGCGGTCACGTACATCCTCTGGTTCTTCCTGGGCGTGCTCGGGATCCACCAGTTCTACCTGGGCAAGGTGGGCCGCGGTCTGCTGTACCTGTTCACCGCGGGCGTGTTCGGGATCATGCTGATCGTCGATCTGTTCACGATCCCCAGCCAGGTGCGCACGGTCAACGCCCAGCGTGCCGTCGGGATCGGCTGA
- the glpK gene encoding glycerol kinase GlpK: protein MGRYVIAIDQGTTSTRAMVFDHSGSIVSTGQLEHRQHTPRPGWVEHDPLEIWANTRRVIAEALAKADITRQDLVAVGITNQRETTVVWDRRTGEPIYPAIVWQDTRTQPMVDALAAVEGVGRFRATTGLPLATYFSATKILWILDHVPGAREKAEAGHLLFGTTDSWLVWNLTGGVDGGLHVTDVTNASRTLLMDLATLDWCDEIVDALGIPRAMLPRICSSSEVYGHVGGHSLLREVPIAGILGDQQAATFGQAAFEVGESKGTYGTGNFILVGTGTEIVLSEHGLLTTVAYRLGDDAPRYALEGSVAVTGALVQWVRDGLGMIQTAADIERDAASVPDNGGAYIVPAFSGLFAPYWRPDARGVIVGLTSYVTRHHLARAVLEATAYQTRDVIEAVEADMGAHVHTLAVDGGMTVNGLLMQFQADILGIDVVRPRVAETTALGAAYAAGLAVGYWGSLDELRANWQEDARWEPAMSRTQAERLYRNWRKAVARTLDWVDDDVD from the coding sequence ATGGGTCGCTACGTGATCGCGATCGACCAAGGCACCACTTCCACACGTGCCATGGTGTTCGACCACTCGGGGTCGATCGTGTCCACCGGCCAGCTGGAGCACCGCCAGCACACGCCGCGACCAGGCTGGGTGGAGCACGATCCGCTGGAGATCTGGGCCAACACGCGCCGCGTCATCGCGGAGGCGCTCGCCAAGGCGGACATCACGCGCCAGGACCTGGTGGCCGTCGGCATCACGAATCAGCGTGAGACCACCGTCGTCTGGGATCGCCGCACGGGCGAGCCCATCTATCCCGCGATCGTGTGGCAGGACACCCGCACCCAGCCCATGGTCGATGCGCTCGCCGCCGTCGAGGGCGTGGGAAGGTTCCGTGCCACCACGGGCCTGCCGCTCGCGACCTACTTCTCCGCCACCAAGATCCTGTGGATCCTGGACCACGTGCCCGGCGCGAGGGAGAAGGCGGAGGCGGGGCATCTGCTGTTCGGCACCACCGACTCGTGGCTCGTCTGGAACCTCACCGGCGGCGTCGACGGCGGTCTGCACGTGACCGACGTGACCAACGCGTCCCGCACGCTGCTGATGGATCTGGCCACGCTCGACTGGTGCGACGAGATCGTCGACGCGCTCGGCATCCCCAGGGCGATGCTGCCCCGCATCTGCTCGTCGTCGGAGGTGTACGGCCACGTCGGGGGTCATTCGTTGCTGCGGGAGGTGCCGATCGCAGGGATCCTGGGCGACCAGCAGGCGGCGACGTTCGGCCAGGCAGCCTTCGAGGTCGGGGAGTCGAAGGGCACCTACGGCACGGGCAACTTCATCCTGGTAGGCACGGGCACGGAGATCGTCCTCAGCGAGCACGGCCTGTTGACGACGGTGGCGTACCGGCTGGGCGACGACGCTCCGCGCTACGCTCTCGAGGGCTCCGTGGCCGTCACCGGTGCGCTGGTGCAGTGGGTGCGCGACGGCCTCGGCATGATCCAGACCGCCGCGGACATCGAGCGCGATGCCGCGTCGGTGCCCGACAACGGCGGCGCGTATATCGTCCCCGCCTTCTCCGGGCTGTTCGCGCCCTACTGGAGGCCCGACGCGCGCGGTGTCATCGTCGGGCTCACCAGCTACGTCACACGTCACCACCTGGCGCGCGCCGTGCTCGAGGCGACCGCCTACCAGACGCGCGACGTCATCGAGGCGGTCGAGGCGGACATGGGTGCGCACGTCCACACGCTCGCGGTCGACGGCGGCATGACGGTCAACGGCCTGCTCATGCAGTTCCAGGCGGACATCCTGGGGATCGACGTGGTCCGGCCCCGGGTGGCGGAGACCACGGCGCTCGGCGCCGCCTACGCCGCGGGGCTTGCCGTGGGCTACTGGGGCTCGCTCGACGAGCTGCGCGCCAACTGGCAGGAGGACGCCCGCTGGGAGCCCGCGATGTCACGCACCCAGGCGGAGCGGCTCTACCGGAACTGGCGCAAGGCGGTCGCGAGGACCTTGGACTGGGTGGACGACGACGTCGACTGA
- a CDS encoding glycerol-3-phosphate dehydrogenase/oxidase, which translates to MAQHRRRAPKVRPEVTALLDDPTTDVLVIGAGINGVAIARDLALNGVDVTLVDRGDIASGTSAASSRMVHGGLRYLENGEFRLVREGVEERNRLLANAPHQVRPLPTTIPLRTVLTGLAQAPARFLTGKQIGPQKARGALLVKAGLWLYDAYSHAGRAADGTSVPRHRFVGRRRSLEELPDLDPATIATATYYDAMVGSPERLALEMADDAAEAGGARVATYVSAAGHEGDAVVLRDEVTGDTLRMRPRVIVNACGPWTDLANGVLGEPTSFMGGTKGSHIVVDSPALLHACRGREIFFENSDGRIVLVYPMHGKVILGTTDIPADPREPARCTEEEVDYFIELAARVFPEIPVSRAQIVFRYAGIRPLPAADASEPGRISRDYRVEEGALPDAPDVPVLSVVGGKWTTHRALGERVADDVLDRLGVQRFASTVAAQVGGARGLPRLDDRDEWIVTNLPGLSIGRGQTLLARYGSRSAGVGVAETYDPAAASRLATLPDYSVGEISWIATREHVVRLEDLVLRRTTLAFEGRLGVSVLRELADVVGDAVGWSWRRRRAEVDATVALLADAHGVDLAGPARAHRPWSLP; encoded by the coding sequence ATGGCTCAGCATCGTCGACGCGCGCCCAAGGTGCGCCCTGAGGTCACCGCCCTGCTGGACGATCCGACCACGGACGTGCTCGTGATCGGCGCCGGCATCAACGGCGTCGCGATCGCGCGCGACCTGGCGCTCAACGGCGTCGACGTGACGCTGGTGGACCGTGGCGACATCGCATCGGGCACGTCGGCCGCCAGCTCGCGCATGGTGCACGGCGGGCTGCGCTACCTGGAGAACGGCGAGTTCCGGCTGGTGCGCGAAGGTGTGGAGGAACGCAACCGCCTGCTGGCGAACGCCCCGCATCAGGTGAGGCCGCTTCCCACCACGATCCCGCTGAGGACTGTCCTCACGGGTCTCGCGCAGGCTCCCGCGCGGTTCCTGACCGGCAAGCAGATCGGCCCGCAGAAGGCGCGCGGCGCGCTGCTGGTGAAGGCGGGCCTGTGGCTGTACGACGCCTATTCGCATGCGGGGCGCGCGGCGGACGGCACCTCCGTGCCGCGGCACCGCTTCGTCGGCCGGCGGCGCTCGCTCGAGGAGCTGCCGGACCTGGACCCTGCCACCATCGCGACCGCCACCTACTACGACGCGATGGTGGGAAGCCCTGAGCGACTGGCGCTCGAGATGGCCGACGACGCGGCGGAGGCGGGTGGCGCGCGCGTCGCCACCTACGTCTCCGCAGCAGGTCATGAGGGCGATGCCGTGGTCCTTCGTGACGAGGTGACCGGCGACACCCTGAGGATGCGTCCGCGCGTCATCGTGAACGCGTGCGGTCCGTGGACTGACCTTGCGAACGGCGTGCTCGGGGAGCCGACGTCGTTCATGGGCGGCACCAAGGGCTCGCACATCGTCGTCGACAGCCCTGCGCTGCTGCACGCCTGCCGGGGGCGCGAGATCTTCTTCGAGAACTCCGACGGCCGCATCGTGCTCGTCTACCCGATGCACGGCAAGGTGATCCTCGGCACCACCGACATCCCTGCGGACCCCCGTGAACCGGCACGCTGCACGGAGGAGGAGGTCGACTACTTCATCGAGCTCGCGGCGCGTGTGTTCCCCGAGATCCCTGTGAGCCGTGCGCAGATCGTGTTCCGATACGCCGGGATCCGGCCGCTGCCCGCAGCCGACGCCAGCGAGCCCGGGCGCATCAGCCGCGACTACCGCGTCGAGGAGGGCGCGCTGCCGGACGCACCCGATGTCCCCGTCCTGTCGGTGGTCGGCGGCAAGTGGACCACGCATCGGGCGTTGGGGGAGCGGGTCGCCGACGACGTGCTGGACCGGTTGGGGGTGCAGCGGTTCGCCTCCACAGTCGCGGCCCAGGTGGGTGGCGCTCGCGGGCTGCCCAGGCTGGACGACCGCGACGAGTGGATCGTGACGAACCTGCCGGGGCTCAGCATCGGCAGGGGGCAGACGCTGCTCGCGCGCTACGGCTCGCGCTCCGCGGGCGTGGGCGTCGCGGAGACGTACGACCCTGCCGCGGCCTCGCGCCTCGCGACCCTGCCCGACTACAGCGTCGGCGAGATCTCGTGGATCGCCACCCGCGAGCATGTGGTGCGGCTCGAGGACCTGGTGCTGCGGCGCACCACCCTGGCGTTCGAAGGTCGCCTGGGCGTGAGCGTGCTGCGCGAGCTGGCCGACGTGGTCGGCGACGCGGTCGGGTGGTCGTGGCGGCGCCGGCGCGCGGAGGTGGACGCGACGGTCGCCCTCCTGGCCGACGCTCACGGCGTGGATCTGGCAGGTCCGGCGCGCGCGCATCGTCCCTGGTCGCTACCCTGA
- a CDS encoding LacI family DNA-binding transcriptional regulator has protein sequence MAEHRHVTLAAVAKAAGVAKSTASHVFTGKRVVAPETAERVRHAAAAMGYTGPSALGRALASGRTQLIAVVTHALLEDPDTDPLSLAILDGLQREFAQAGYGTVLIPPITDDASRDLAHAVLYDGVVSVRRMVGFEETNPYLESRHVPWIALDGYMTEEAAVVMDDAKATEELARRVLEAGHERIAIAGYTFSVEELPDGLTTFDELYEAAPTNVRRRLDGFVRAGVEPVAVFRCGTVARSSGEAAARALLEMEEPPTCILTTADVHAAGIIDYARRVGLRIPEDLSVTGFDAVTLGGLGGIELCTVVQDGMQKGRIVARRLLRMLEAEREGRGGVELGDPEELPLPVRWGDSVAVLTR, from the coding sequence ATGGCGGAGCATCGTCATGTGACGCTGGCTGCGGTCGCGAAGGCCGCAGGGGTCGCGAAGTCGACAGCGTCTCATGTGTTCACGGGCAAGCGCGTGGTCGCGCCCGAGACCGCGGAGCGCGTGCGGCACGCGGCGGCCGCGATGGGGTACACAGGGCCGTCCGCGCTCGGCCGCGCGCTCGCGTCAGGGCGCACCCAGCTGATCGCGGTGGTGACGCATGCGCTGCTGGAGGACCCGGACACCGATCCGCTGTCTCTCGCGATCCTGGACGGCCTGCAGCGCGAGTTCGCGCAGGCGGGATATGGGACGGTGCTGATCCCGCCGATCACGGACGATGCGTCGCGAGACCTTGCGCATGCGGTCCTCTACGACGGTGTGGTCTCGGTGCGTCGCATGGTGGGCTTCGAGGAGACGAACCCGTACCTGGAGTCGCGGCACGTGCCGTGGATCGCGTTGGACGGCTACATGACGGAGGAGGCTGCCGTCGTCATGGACGACGCGAAGGCGACCGAGGAGCTGGCGCGGCGCGTCCTTGAGGCGGGTCACGAGCGGATCGCGATCGCGGGGTACACGTTCTCGGTCGAGGAGCTGCCTGACGGTCTCACCACGTTCGACGAGCTGTACGAGGCGGCGCCCACGAACGTGCGGCGTCGGCTCGACGGGTTCGTGCGTGCGGGCGTGGAGCCGGTGGCGGTGTTCCGGTGCGGGACCGTCGCACGTTCGAGCGGTGAGGCGGCGGCGCGCGCGCTGCTGGAGATGGAGGAGCCCCCGACGTGCATCCTCACGACCGCGGACGTGCATGCCGCGGGGATCATCGACTATGCGCGAAGGGTGGGGCTGCGGATCCCTGAGGATCTGTCCGTCACGGGCTTCGACGCGGTGACGCTCGGTGGGCTCGGCGGTATCGAGCTGTGCACCGTGGTGCAGGACGGCATGCAGAAGGGGCGCATCGTCGCGCGCAGGCTGCTGCGGATGCTCGAGGCGGAGCGTGAGGGGCGCGGCGGGGTGGAGCTCGGGGATCCGGAGGAGCTGCCGCTGCCCGTCCGCTGGGGTGACTCGGTGGCGGTGCTGACGCGCTGA